The Lycium barbarum isolate Lr01 chromosome 10, ASM1917538v2, whole genome shotgun sequence genome includes a region encoding these proteins:
- the LOC132615343 gene encoding SKP1-like protein 1 has product MAESEGKKKTVTLKSNDDKEFEVEEAAIIQSEMIKNMIEDGCATSVIPLPNIDSKTLTKVIEYLNKHITKDEDEDEEEEDARKAAETGEEDDLKEFDEQFLSVGWEELFDIIMAANYLNIHELMELCCQSAADRLKNKSVRAVREMLKITNDLTPEEEQAIIDDAPWAFEGPEIDDTVN; this is encoded by the exons ATGGCAGAATCAGAAGGCAAGAAGAAAACAGTGACACTAAAATCGAACGATGATAAGGAATTTGAAGTTGAAGAAGCAGCAATTATTCAATCGGAAATGATCAAGAACATGATTGAAGATGGATGCGCTACAAGTGTTATTccactcccaaacatcgataGCAAAACCTTAACAAAAGTCATTGAGTATCTCAACAAACACATTACCAAAGACGAAGATGAGGACGAGGAGGAAGAGGATGCTAGAAAGGCTGCGGAAACAG GAGAGGAAGACGATCTCAAGGAGTTCGATGAGCAATTCTTAAGCGTGGGTTGGGAAGAGCTCTTCGACATCATAATGGCGGCGAATTATTTGAACATTCACGAGTTGATGGAATTGTGTTGCCAATCTGCAGCTGATAGGCTGAAGAACAAAAGTGTTAGAGCTGTTCGGGAGATGTTAAAGATTACCAATGATCTCACTCCAGAAGAAGAACAGGCAATTATCGATGATGCTCCATGGGCATTTGAAGGTCCTGAGATTGATGATACCGTCAACTAG